A single window of Synechococcus sp. CBW1004 DNA harbors:
- a CDS encoding alkaline phosphatase family protein codes for MPDNSATKVLLLGWDAADWKVIRPLLAAGLMPNLAGLMARGVHGNHATLYPDLSPMLWTSIATGKRPSKHGILGFSEPTADGTAVRPCSVLSRTSKALWNILNQNGKRSIVVGWWPSFPAEPIDGVMVSNHFQKVPDDPDTPPPSLPRGMVHPPELADELGELRVRPCELSLELLRLFVPKAEQVNQETDKSLHDLAKVIAENLSIHSVATDLLESEEWDFAAVYFDAIDHACHRFMRFYPPRQEWVSKEEFDLYKDVVSNVYQWHDAMLGRYLELVGPEAHVIIVSDHGFHSDEQRPGWIPCEPAGPAAEHRYFGMVVMAGPGLRQGERIHGTSVLDIAPTVLTLFGLPVGLDMDGNAQVQAWQDPPVVERISSWETVDGPSGCHPPGSTQDPRAIAAQLEQLVALGYVSPLPDDRSEAVRETVRELDYNLSRALADGGRPYESIPILETLWREWPKEHRFGLHLLDYYGRCGRIAQRRAALEQLTEQAGRYANEAAQALESLPSPSVQADAHGHDPAVRRQQFERRGLIELRAGLDLTGAWIQQALLEQDRATATDLLKPLLERRDDPSSLPFPQASLAASILVQLGRLEEALPVVERLLAIEPEHQNLSTLRAEIQFRRRDWSQAAECAAQSLALVYFNPRLHLILGLSLARLGRRSDATAELRVALQQNPSLLLAYRALEKLHADRPVEAFQYRSQATILAERIRAIRRRLACDDWSHSDLSAGPTTSTASLELQYAGLCEHEPAAAAARSPEELVVVSGLPRSGTSMLMRVLQFGGISLLSDGMRLADASNPLGYYEFEPVRQLLLRQGPNDLAWLDQGRGRAVKVVTPLLRHLPAQLPARLVVMHRPLDSVLRSQEAMKQRLATEQVAVLAASQPQVRSKSVGVTAAALELQYNTELQLLLNLIDHRPNWQVLHVSYEQMIHDPAGQCSRLALFLGEAFRPCDAVAGVDPSLRRF; via the coding sequence ATGCCTGATAATTCCGCCACTAAGGTGCTACTTCTGGGCTGGGATGCGGCTGACTGGAAGGTAATCCGCCCGCTGTTGGCGGCGGGGTTGATGCCCAATCTCGCCGGGCTGATGGCCCGTGGCGTGCACGGGAACCACGCCACCCTCTACCCCGATCTCTCGCCGATGCTCTGGACGAGCATCGCCACTGGCAAGCGTCCCTCGAAGCACGGCATTCTCGGCTTCAGCGAACCGACGGCCGACGGGACCGCCGTTCGACCTTGCTCGGTGCTGTCGCGGACGTCCAAAGCGCTCTGGAACATCCTCAATCAGAACGGCAAGCGTTCGATCGTGGTCGGCTGGTGGCCCTCCTTCCCCGCCGAGCCGATCGATGGGGTGATGGTCTCCAACCACTTCCAGAAAGTTCCGGACGATCCCGACACCCCACCACCATCGCTACCTCGCGGCATGGTGCATCCGCCGGAACTGGCCGATGAATTGGGGGAGCTGAGGGTGCGTCCATGCGAGCTGTCGCTGGAGCTTCTGCGCCTGTTCGTGCCCAAGGCCGAGCAGGTCAATCAAGAGACAGATAAGTCGTTGCACGACCTGGCCAAGGTGATCGCCGAAAACCTTTCAATCCACTCAGTCGCTACCGATTTGCTGGAAAGCGAGGAATGGGATTTCGCCGCTGTCTATTTCGACGCGATCGATCATGCCTGCCATCGCTTCATGAGATTCTACCCACCGCGTCAGGAGTGGGTGAGCAAAGAAGAGTTCGATTTGTATAAAGATGTGGTCAGCAATGTGTATCAGTGGCACGACGCCATGCTCGGACGCTACCTCGAGCTGGTAGGCCCAGAGGCGCACGTGATCATCGTCAGCGATCACGGCTTCCATTCCGATGAACAGAGGCCCGGCTGGATTCCCTGTGAACCGGCTGGCCCCGCCGCCGAACATCGTTATTTCGGCATGGTGGTCATGGCTGGTCCCGGCCTGCGCCAGGGAGAGCGCATCCATGGCACCTCGGTGCTCGACATCGCCCCCACCGTGCTCACCCTGTTCGGCCTGCCGGTGGGTCTTGACATGGACGGCAACGCCCAGGTGCAGGCCTGGCAGGATCCGCCCGTGGTGGAGCGGATCAGCTCCTGGGAGACCGTGGATGGCCCATCCGGTTGCCATCCCCCCGGCAGCACCCAGGATCCCCGGGCCATCGCCGCTCAGCTCGAGCAGCTGGTGGCGTTGGGGTATGTGTCGCCCTTGCCGGACGACCGCAGCGAGGCGGTGCGCGAGACCGTGCGCGAGCTTGACTACAATCTCTCTCGCGCCCTCGCTGACGGCGGCAGGCCCTATGAGTCCATCCCCATCCTTGAGACGTTGTGGCGGGAGTGGCCGAAGGAACACCGCTTCGGGCTTCACCTCCTTGACTATTACGGTCGCTGCGGCCGGATCGCCCAGCGCCGAGCCGCCCTCGAACAGCTGACGGAGCAGGCTGGACGCTACGCCAACGAAGCCGCTCAGGCCCTCGAGAGCCTGCCATCACCCTCCGTACAAGCCGATGCCCACGGCCACGACCCCGCTGTGAGACGGCAACAGTTTGAGCGCCGGGGCCTGATCGAGCTGCGGGCAGGCCTGGATCTCACCGGAGCGTGGATCCAGCAGGCGCTTCTTGAGCAGGACCGCGCCACCGCCACCGATCTGCTGAAGCCGCTGCTCGAACGGCGCGACGATCCTTCCAGCCTGCCTTTCCCCCAGGCCTCTCTGGCCGCGTCGATCCTCGTGCAGCTGGGACGCCTGGAGGAAGCTTTACCCGTTGTCGAGCGCTTATTGGCGATCGAACCGGAACACCAGAATCTGTCCACCCTACGTGCAGAGATTCAGTTCCGTCGTCGTGATTGGTCTCAGGCAGCCGAGTGCGCAGCTCAGTCGCTCGCCCTTGTGTACTTCAACCCACGTCTGCACCTGATCCTTGGCCTGTCGCTGGCGCGCCTCGGTCGTCGCAGCGACGCCACTGCCGAACTTCGCGTTGCTCTGCAGCAGAACCCCTCACTGCTGCTGGCCTATCGGGCTCTCGAGAAGCTGCACGCCGACCGGCCCGTTGAGGCCTTCCAATACCGCAGCCAAGCCACCATTTTGGCCGAGCGCATCCGCGCCATTCGACGACGCCTTGCCTGCGACGACTGGAGTCACTCGGACCTGAGCGCTGGGCCAACGACCAGTACTGCCAGCCTCGAGCTTCAGTACGCCGGCTTGTGTGAGCATGAGCCCGCTGCTGCTGCGGCCCGCTCACCCGAGGAGTTGGTCGTGGTCAGCGGCCTGCCTCGCAGCGGCACCTCGATGCTGATGCGGGTGCTGCAGTTCGGTGGCATCTCGCTGCTGAGCGATGGTATGCGCCTCGCCGATGCCAGTAATCCACTCGGCTATTACGAATTCGAGCCGGTCCGCCAGCTCTTGCTCAGGCAAGGTCCCAACGACCTGGCCTGGCTCGATCAAGGCCGTGGCAGGGCAGTGAAGGTGGTGACTCCTTTGCTGCGCCATCTACCGGCACAGCTCCCCGCCAGGCTGGTCGTGATGCACCGCCCCCTCGACTCGGTGCTGCGCAGCCAGGAGGCTATGAAGCAGCGACTGGCTACAGAACAGGTGGCCGTCCTTGCTGCAAGTCAGCCTCAGGTGCGATCAAAGTCTGTAGGCGTGACAGCGGCTGCTCTGGAGCTGCAATACAACACGGAATTACAATTACTTCTGAACCTCATCGATCACCGCCCCAACTGGCAAGTCCTGCACGTCTCCTACGAACAGATGATCCACGATCCTGCAGGTCAGTGCAGCCGTCTCGCTCTATTCCTGGGTGAGGCGTTCCGGCCTTGTGACGCTGTTGCTGGCGTGGATCCCTCTTTGCGCCGCTTCTGA